CTAAGTTGATGCGGATATCGATTAAGCGTGTCACTAATTCCTAAAAGTTCAACAACCTCCCTCACTCTTTTACTGATCTCTTGTTTAGACGCTTTCCTTATCTTCAATGGAAATGCTATGTTGTCAAACACTCTCATGTGGGGGTATAGAGCATAATCCTGAAACACCATTGCAATATCTCTATCCTTTGGAGGCAAATCAGTTACGTCTCTTCCATCTATGTATACTCTACCTGAATCAGCCTTTTCTAAACCAGCTATAATTCTCAGAGTAGTAGTCTTACCACAGCCAGAAGGACCTAGTAGTA
This region of Dictyoglomus sp. genomic DNA includes:
- a CDS encoding ATP-binding cassette domain-containing protein, with protein sequence MPGEVFLDHVRKVFGNVIAVDDVSLKISGGEFFVLLGPSGCGKTTTLRIIAGLEKADSGRVYIDGRDVTDLPPKDRDIAMVFQDYALYPHMRVFDNIAFPLKIRKASKQEISKRVREVVELLGISDTLNRYPHQL